A portion of the Bacteroidales bacterium genome contains these proteins:
- a CDS encoding aminopeptidase P family protein — MFLKEIYIKRRKELMKQVSSGLILLPGNSDVPFNYPANIYTFRQDSSFLYFFGIKQPNVVGIIDADSGEEYLFGNDVDIDDIIWMGELPTMKDFALKNGVKNTASLSKVDEFIEKALKQGRKIHYLPAYRAGTKLQLENLLGIPANEVNNNVSETLIKAIVKICSVKDKYEIEDIERSVDVAYKMHTTAMKMAMPGMTEQEIYGKMEGIALAHGGPVSFPIILSVNGQILHNHHHHNTLKEGQLLVADAGAESAMHYCSDITRTSPVGGKFSPIQKDIYEAVLDANNEVIKNSKPGVMYKDMHLLSAKIITERLKSVGLMKGNVEDAVTQGAHALFYPHGLGHMMGLDVHDMEGLGEDYVGYDETVSRSEQFGLAFLRMARKLEPGFVITVEPGIYFIPALIDIWKKEKKHTNFINYDKVEEYRGFGGIRIEDDILITEDGCRVLGKPIPKTVKEIEDLMKG; from the coding sequence ATGTTTTTAAAAGAAATATATATTAAAAGAAGAAAAGAATTAATGAAACAAGTATCAAGCGGATTAATTTTATTACCCGGAAATTCAGATGTTCCGTTTAATTATCCGGCTAATATTTATACTTTCAGACAAGACAGTTCTTTTCTTTATTTTTTCGGAATAAAACAACCGAATGTTGTAGGTATTATTGATGCTGACTCCGGTGAAGAATATCTCTTTGGTAATGATGTTGATATTGATGATATTATTTGGATGGGCGAACTTCCGACAATGAAAGATTTTGCATTGAAAAACGGTGTAAAAAATACAGCATCCTTATCAAAAGTTGATGAATTTATTGAAAAAGCATTAAAGCAAGGCAGAAAAATCCATTATTTGCCTGCATACAGAGCCGGTACAAAATTACAACTTGAAAACTTACTGGGAATACCGGCAAATGAAGTTAACAACAATGTTTCGGAAACACTGATTAAAGCGATCGTAAAGATTTGTTCAGTTAAAGATAAATATGAAATTGAAGATATTGAACGATCTGTTGATGTTGCTTATAAAATGCATACAACAGCCATGAAAATGGCAATGCCGGGTATGACAGAACAAGAAATATACGGAAAAATGGAAGGAATTGCTCTTGCTCACGGCGGGCCTGTTTCTTTCCCGATTATATTATCCGTAAACGGACAAATTCTTCATAATCATCATCATCACAATACATTAAAAGAAGGGCAATTGCTTGTAGCAGATGCAGGAGCAGAATCAGCCATGCATTATTGCAGTGATATTACCAGAACTTCACCTGTAGGCGGAAAATTTTCACCAATTCAAAAAGATATATACGAAGCTGTTTTAGATGCTAACAACGAGGTTATAAAAAACAGTAAACCGGGAGTAATGTACAAAGATATGCATCTCTTATCAGCAAAAATTATTACCGAGCGATTAAAGTCTGTCGGATTAATGAAAGGAAATGTTGAAGATGCAGTTACACAAGGAGCACATGCTTTATTTTATCCTCACGGTTTGGGCCATATGATGGGATTGGATGTTCATGATATGGAAGGACTCGGCGAAGATTATGTTGGTTATGACGAAACAGTTTCCAGAAGCGAACAGTTTGGTTTAGCATTTTTAAGAATGGCAAGAAAACTTGAACCCGGATTTGTTATTACTGTTGAACCGGGTATTTATTTTATCCCTGCATTAATTGATATCTGGAAAAAAGAAAAAAAACATACAAATTTCATCAATTATGACAAAGTTGAAGAATACAGAGGCTTTGGCGGAATCAGAATTGAAGATGATATATTGATTACAGAAGACGGTTGCAGAGTTTTGGGCAAACCTATTCCAAAAACTGTTAAAGAGATTGAGGATTTGATGAAAGGATAA
- a CDS encoding YfiR family protein: MEKFQKYFIIIISFLLVVLSSERIYSQTDEEIRALWIYNIAYGVSWEDESNISKYTIGVFSSDDEFKALKKLAASKTIKNKPFEVIKYSNYEDIKPNHIVYVTKNENAYLGFVYNKLKGKNVLIISDRSRQPEYSVINLKKPDEGKQFFDINSQLYNTQKLKFTTQLLRSGGDRKILNEIYAETNAKLLEMQNNLEQKELEIKKKEKLLKEQEMKLKEQELLLKEQEKLIKEQEELLKNK; this comes from the coding sequence ATGGAAAAATTTCAGAAATATTTTATAATTATTATTTCTTTTCTTTTAGTTGTATTATCATCTGAGAGAATATATTCTCAAACTGATGAAGAAATAAGAGCTTTATGGATATATAATATTGCTTACGGTGTAAGTTGGGAAGATGAAAGCAACATTTCCAAGTATACAATCGGTGTTTTTTCTTCTGATGATGAGTTTAAAGCACTTAAAAAATTGGCAGCTTCAAAAACAATAAAAAACAAACCGTTTGAAGTTATCAAATATTCTAATTATGAAGACATTAAGCCGAATCATATTGTTTATGTAACAAAAAATGAAAATGCTTATTTGGGATTTGTTTATAATAAATTAAAAGGAAAGAATGTTTTAATTATATCTGATCGTTCAAGACAACCTGAATATAGTGTAATAAATTTAAAAAAACCCGATGAAGGAAAACAATTTTTTGATATCAATTCACAGCTTTATAACACTCAAAAGTTGAAGTTTACAACTCAATTATTAAGATCAGGAGGAGACCGTAAAATCTTGAATGAAATATATGCCGAAACAAATGCTAAACTTCTTGAAATGCAGAATAATTTGGAACAAAAAGAACTCGAAATTAAAAAAAAGGAAAAATTATTGAAAGAACAAGAAATGAAGTTGAAGGAACAAGAGTTATTATTGAAAGAGCAGGAAAAATTGATAAAGGAACAAGAGGAATTATTAAAAAATAAATAA
- a CDS encoding nucleotidyl transferase AbiEii/AbiGii toxin family protein yields the protein MLQYRAVYKETLELLKELMQYNCLQNFFLVGGTSLALQLGHRISVDLDLFTETNFKTADILEELKTNLEYQVILQKEKNSLIINAKQKGSENELVKIDFVKYDYPLINEIQNIDSLRLISIEDITAMKLSATANRGAKKDFFDIYELFKRYSVKEMMHLFSKKYPEITHFHILKSLTYFKDAEAEFEPISLNNTNWEQVKTTIEQRIYEFL from the coding sequence ATGTTACAATACAGAGCCGTCTATAAAGAAACTTTGGAATTATTAAAGGAACTGATGCAATACAACTGTTTGCAAAATTTTTTTCTTGTGGGCGGAACTTCATTAGCTTTACAATTGGGGCATCGTATTTCTGTAGATTTAGATTTATTTACCGAAACAAATTTTAAAACTGCTGATATATTAGAAGAATTAAAGACAAATTTAGAATATCAAGTTATTTTGCAGAAAGAAAAAAACTCATTGATAATAAACGCGAAGCAGAAAGGAAGTGAGAATGAATTAGTAAAAATTGATTTTGTGAAATATGATTATCCACTAATAAATGAAATTCAGAATATTGATAGTTTACGATTAATATCAATTGAAGATATAACAGCAATGAAATTGTCAGCAACAGCAAATCGCGGTGCAAAGAAAGACTTTTTTGATATTTACGAATTGTTCAAAAGGTATTCTGTTAAGGAAATGATGCATCTGTTTTCCAAGAAGTATCCTGAAATAACTCATTTTCATATATTGAAAAGTTTAACATATTTTAAAGATGCTGAAGCTGAATTTGAACCAATTTCACTTAACAATACGAATTGGGAGCAAGTAAAAACTACAATAGAACAAAGAATATATGAATTTTTATAA